In a genomic window of Telopea speciosissima isolate NSW1024214 ecotype Mountain lineage chromosome 5, Tspe_v1, whole genome shotgun sequence:
- the LOC122661278 gene encoding protein ELC-like — translation MDTSIHAVSNTQYTQQFLSNVLSQRGASALPYTEDVKWVICQHLIDLIDTFPPLQPKTGTFTYNDGRTVNLLQAEGTIPMVYQDIMYYIPVVFWLIESYPRDPPCIYVTPTGDMIIKRPHSHVDPSGLVSHSYLHNWIYPSSNLVDLVCNLSHLFGNDPPVYSCPQAQRPSPPPIPSPNSFSSSMSSPFHPPYEIYRRNLIDQLMEKLHVDAKGLRKNRETGMEGLFNLQVVLRHRDELRSKELRKLQEEKEGLEQELQMIMIDTDLLESWLRENGTRVGKTKSGEVEEVFEPCDGLSRQLLECTAADLAIEDVVYSLDKAVQEGSVPFDQYMRIIRSISREQFFYRATATKVREVQMQSQVASMAARTSQYM, via the coding sequence ATGGATACTTCAATCCACGCAGTATCAAACACCCAATACACCCAACAATTCCTAAGCAACGTCCTCTCCCAACGTGGTGCCTCAGCCCTCCCTTACACAGAAGACGTAAAATGGGTGATCTGCCAACACCTCATAGACCTCATTGACACCTTCCCACCTCTCCAACCCAAGACAGGTACCTTCACCTACAACGACGGCCGCACAGTCAACCTCCTCCAAGCTGAAGGCACAATCCCCATGGTCTACCAAGACATCATGTATTACATCCCTGTTGTCTTCTGGCTCATCGAATCCTACCCTCGTGACCCTCCCTGCATTTATGTCACTCCAACTGGTGACATGATCATCAAACGCCCACACTCACATGTTGACCCTTCTGGTTTGGTCTCACACTCTTATCTCCACAACTGGATTTATCCCAGCTCGAATCTCGTTGATTTGGTTTGTAATCTCAGTCATCTCTTCGGCAACGACCCACCAGTCTATTCTTGTCCCCAAGCCCAGAGACCCAGTCCTCCCCCAATCCCTAGTCccaattctttttcttcatcaatGTCGTCCCCTTTTCATCCACCATATGAAATTTATCGGAGGAATTTAATTGATCAGCTTATGGAGAAGTTACATGTTGATGCCAAGGGGTTGAGGAAGAACAGAGAGACTGGGATGGAAGGGTTGTTTAATTTGCAAGTGGTTTTAAGGCACAGAGATGAGTTGCGGTCgaaggaattgaggaaattgcaGGAAGAGAAGGAGGGTTTAGAGCAGGAATTGCAGATGATTATGATAGACACGGATTTGTTGGAGTCATGGTTGAGGGAGaatgggacaagggtagggaaGACTAAGAGTGGTGAGGTTGAGGAGGTTTTTGAGCCTTGTGATGGGCTTTCAAGGCAGTTGCTTGAGTGTACAGCAGCGGATTTGGCTATTGAGGATGTGGTTTATTCATTGGATAAAGCAGTTCAGGAAGGGTCTGTACCCTTTGATCAGTATATGAGGATTATAAGGTCGATCTCGCGTGAGCAGTTCTTTTATCGTGCCACGGCTACGAAGGTCAGGGAGGTGCAGATGCAGTCTCAGGTTGCTAGcatggcagctcggacatcacAATATATGTGA
- the LOC122661276 gene encoding protein SENSITIVE TO PROTON RHIZOTOXICITY 1-like has protein sequence MDLKERLRPEAWTKSSVGNESSNYGIGMQRPFSEFNLPSEISSHNPENKIKIPDQVNVQTTEMAIDANKLQGWDPRTMLTNLTFLEQKIHQLQDLVHLIVGRGGRALARPDEIVAQQQQLVTADLTSIIVQLISTAGSLLPSAKNNILAANPFVGQLGNTSGIQCPRSLGMNDDAVPQPNSETKEFDHSDHTESMGNGGPEQNHTGQSHHSVSPVEEHDSKDDEEGGDGENLPPGSYEVLQLEKEEILAPHTHFCVICGKGFKRDANLRMHMRGHGDEYKTPAALAKPNRELSSEPMLIRRYSCPFTGCKRNKDHKKFQPLKTILCVKNHYKRTHCDKSYICSRCNSKRFSVIADLKTHEKHCGRDKWLCSCGTTFSRKDKLFGHVALFQGHTPALPYDENKGTLGSAEQGESNEATTEIPGERNTGFNISSSASSGNGAQNIVDVKSRVDDPAGYFSTMNFDTCNFGGIHEFPRPSFDVPDSSFSFLLSGSCNFIQKTGGTSGSDALN, from the coding sequence ATGGATCTCAAAGAAAGGCTTCGTCCAGAAGCCTGGACTAAGTCTTCAGTGGGGAATGAATCGTCTAATTATGGAATTGGGATGCAGCGTCCATTCTCTGAATTCAATCTCCCTTCAGAAATCTCATCGCATAATCctgaaaataaaatcaaaatcccAGATCAAGTGAACGTTCAGACGACAGAGATGGCCATCGATGCTAATAAACTTCAAGGTTGGGATCCCCGGACCATGTTAACTAACCTCACTTTCCTTGAGCAGAAGATCCACCAACTCCAGGATTTGGTACATCTGATTGTTGGCAGAGGAGGTCGAGCGTTGGCTCGCCCTGACGAAATTGTTGCTCAACAGCAGCAGCTTGTAACTGCTGATTTGACTTCCATCATTGTTCAGTTGATCTCAACTGCTGGTAGTCTTCTCCCATCTGCAAAGAATAACATATTGGCAGCAAATCCTTTCGTTGGACAGCTAGGGAATACCTCTGGTATTCAATGCCCTCGTAGTTTGGGCATGAATGATGATGCTGTGCCACAGCCTAATAGTGAAACTAAGGAGTTTGACCATTCCGATCATACTGAATCCATGGGAAATGGTGGTCCTGAACAAAACCATACAGGTCAATCTCACCACTCTGTTTCCCCTGTTGAGGAGCATGACTCAAAGGATGATGAAGAGGGTGGGGATGGAGAAAACCTTCCCCCTGGATCTTATGAAGTCCTACAACTAGAGAAGGAGGAAATACTGGCACCGCATACTCACTTCTGTGTGATTTGCGGGAAAGGATTCAAGAGGGACGCAAACCTACGGATGCACATGAGAGGTCATGGGGATGAATACAAGACCCCAGCTGCTCTTGCAAAGCCTAACAGGGAATTGAGTTCTGAGCCCATGCTGATCAGGAGGTACTCCTGCCCCTTCACTGGATGCAAACGGAATAAGGACCATAAGAAGTTCCAGCCACTGAAGACCATTTTGTGTGTGAAGAACCATTACAAGCGTACCCATTGTGATAAAAGCTACATTTGCAGTAGATGCAACAGCAAGAGGTTCTCTGTTATTGCTGATCTCAAGACTCATGAGAAGCATTGTGGACGGGACAAATGGTTATGCTCCTGTGGTACAACATTCTCAAGAAAGGACAAATTATTTGGACATGTCGCACTCTTCCAAGGTCATACTCCTGCCCTTCCCTATGATGAAAACAAAGGCACACTTGGATCAGCAGAACAAGGGGAAAGCAATGAAGCAACTACTGAAATTCCTGGGGAAAGGAATACAGGATTCAATATCAGCTCCAGTGCCTCTAGTGGAAATGGTGCCCAGAACATTGTAGATGTGAAAAGCCGTGTTGATGACCCTGCTGGCTACTTCTCAACAATGAACTTTGATACATGTAACTTTGGTGGGATTCACGAGTTCCCTCGACCATCATTTGATGTTCCAGATAGTTCTTTCTCATTCCTTCTTTCCGGGTCTTGTAATTTTATTCAGAAAACTGGAGGGACATCAGGTTCTGATGCCCTCAACTGA